In Brassica rapa cultivar Chiifu-401-42 chromosome A06, CAAS_Brap_v3.01, whole genome shotgun sequence, a single window of DNA contains:
- the LOC103871378 gene encoding uncharacterized protein LOC103871378 translates to MSSVGQSILMALTVTVNKYASSNVQAVRRNETKRTSLTASTTDLRRRNIIFSSSSSFLAAALTTSDQLLQKYLKKTEENKTKNDKERLDSYYKRNYKDYFEFVEGSTKGKTEAELSESEKRILEWLKANK, encoded by the exons ATGAGTTCCGTAGGGCAAAGCATTCTCATGGCTTTAACAGTAACTGTTAACAAATACGCTTCCTCCAATGTTCAAGCTGTGCGCAGAAACGAAACCAAACGCACTTCTTTAACCGCTTCAACCACTGATTTAAGACGCAGAAACATCatcttctcctcctcttcttccttcctCGCTGCCGCTTTGACCACCAGCGATCAGCTTCTCCAGA AGTATTTGAAGAAGACTGAGGAAAACAAAACCAAGAACGACAAAGAG AGATTGGACAGTTATTACAAGAGGAACTATAAAGACTACTTTGAGTTTGTTGAAGGATCTACAAAGGGGAAGACAGAAGCAGAGCTGTCTGAGTCTGAGAAACGGATACTCGAATGGCTCAAGGCCAACAAATga
- the LOC103871376 gene encoding F-box protein At1g49990-like has translation MASGTLTPMGTRRRRSSFPESVTVQIIARLPLRSIARFKSISKQWRSLIESSYFRSLFVSLHRNSSSSSWSLMFPIKFKNPITEAIGFHGDLPKSLASYLIPFQLYPNHSTLDYYYIASSNGLVWIEVCFGLDEYRNIEAKFFVGNPVTQEWVEIHQPQDPSTIATSIVTRVVNGVVSSFKLINTTYEVNDANDVRSMHVYSSETGAWSFKRIRSPVPLQRAGFNKPLILNGTVYVWDKRVGDDDTAPGVLVAYDFFAEEDDDLCRIIPLPGLYNEYVRRCLTSSCGDVIYVEILDRRLKVWKLKSDNSDGEWWRLTREEIDMASVGFDVNCFPLGVNPFDTGLVYLWSRHHSCVVSGNVRTREFTLRQETETWSDGEGKWSINTSDSKKYIEEVYELNTALVITLSQFVPPQWMDPVPRPPY, from the coding sequence ATGGCGAGTGGAACCCTAACCCCAATGGGGACGCGAAGAAGAAGATCATCATTCCCAGAGTCAGTAACCGTGCAGATCATCGCCAGATTACCTCTGAGAAGCATCGCGAGATTCAAATCTATCTCCAAACAATGGAGATCACTAATAGAATCGTCCTACTTCCGCAGCCTCTTCGTCTCTCTCCACCGAAACTCATCCTCCTCCTCGTGGTCTCTAATGTTCCCAATCAAGTTCAAAAATCCCATCACCGAAGCTATAGGCTTCCATGGGGATCTCCCCAAATCCCTAGCCTCTTATCTCATCCCTTTTCAACTGTACCCCAACCACTCCACCTTAGACTATTACTACATAGCTTCTTCAAACGGATTGGTTTGGATTGAAGTATGCTTCGGCCTCGACGAATATCGCAACATCGAAGCCAAATTTTTCGTGGGCAATCCCGTCACGCAAGAATGGGTTGAGATCCACCAGCCTCAAGATCCTTCCACCATCGCCACTAGTATTGTAACGCGTGTTGTGAACGGCGTCGTTTCGAGCTTTAAATTGATTAATACTACTTATGAGGTTAATGACGCGAACGATGTACGTAGCATGCATGTGTATTCTTCTGAAACAGGGGCGTGGTCTTTCAAGAGGATTCGCTCCCCTGTTCCTCTCCAGCGAGCTGGTTTTAACAAGCCCTTGATTCTCAACGGGACTGTTTACGTGTGGGACAAGAGAGTGGGTGATGATGATACTGCCCCTGGAGTTCTTGTAGCTTATGATTTTTTCgctgaagaagacgatgatCTGTGTCGGATTATACCTCTCCCTGGACTGTATAACGAGTACGTTAGGAGATGCTTGACTAGTTCGTGTGGAGATGTTATCTACGTTGAGATATTGGATCGAAGATTGAAGGTTTGGAAGCTGAAGAGTGACAACTCTGACGGAGAATGGTGGCGGTTGACAAGGGAGGAGATCGACATGGCGTCTGTTGGCTTTGATGTTAATTGTTTTCCTTTGGGAGTTAACCCGTTTGATACTGGTTTGGTCTATCTATGGAGTAGACATCACAGCTGTGTGGTATCTGGTAATGTAAGGACTCGAGAGTTTACTCTTCGCCAGGAAACGGAGACTTGGAGTGATGGTGAAGGTAAGTGGAGCATTAACACGTCCGATTCTAAGAAGTATATTGAAGAAGTATATGAACTTAATACAGCTTTGGTCATCACGTTATCACAATTTGTGCCCCCACAGTGGATGGATCCGGTGCCTCGCCCGCCATATTGA